A genomic window from Diospyros lotus cultivar Yz01 chromosome 2, ASM1463336v1, whole genome shotgun sequence includes:
- the LOC127793755 gene encoding uncharacterized protein LOC127793755: MEATKEGEDLLDAIRPPRLEDAGLEDCALPPESIQEAFLKAAAALGSRSPSIFATPDDESDDCLAGVGEAVECSPPPGSCAAEKSGGLPGNGVTDAEETVEGCADGLQGLKIAEEGKKPKNEEAEREECHYN; this comes from the coding sequence ATGGAGGCGACAAAGGAAGGGGAAGATCTGTTAGATGCGATTCGACCACCGCGTCTGGAGGACGCCGGCCTTGAAGACTGCGCGTTGCCGCCTGAATCCATCCAGGAGGCATTCCTCAAAGCGGCCGCCGCTCTTGGCTCACGCTCCCCGTCCATTTTCGCTACACCGGACGATGAATCCGACGACTGCCTTGCTGGAGTCGGTGAAGCTGTTGAGTGTTCTCCACCTCCCGGGTCTTGCGCCGCCGAGAAGAGCGGCGGATTGCCGGGGAATGGCGTCACGGATGCGGAGGAGACGGTGGAAGGTTGTGCTGATGGATTGCAGGGTTTGAAGATCgcagaagaagggaagaaaccCAAAAATGAAGAAGCAGAAAGGGAAGAATGCCATTATAACTGA
- the LOC127793754 gene encoding uncharacterized protein LOC127793754, whose protein sequence is MMHTKSESDITSLAPSSPSRSPKRPVYYVQSPSRDSHDGDKSSSMQATPNYNSPMESPSHPSFGHHSRNSSASRFSGIFRSSSGRKGGRKRNDKGWPECNVILEEGKYDELDDDKTFTRRCQAMLALFSFVLLFTVFCLIIWGAARPYKAEVIMKSLTVHNVYVGEGSDFTGVPSRMLFINSSLRFRVYNPATFFGIHVTSAPINLKYSEITVATGQLKKYFQPRRSHRTVLVNVQGNRVPLYGAGSGLVPSKNNEVQVPLKLELEIRARGNVVGKLVRTTHKVRISCPLVITISSRASKPIKFKKNSCLYG, encoded by the exons ATGATGCACACGAAGTCCGAGTCGGATATAACCAGTTTAGCTCCATCGTCGCCTTCAAGGTCTCCGAAGCGGCCTGTTTACTACGTGCAGAGCCCTTCAAGGGACTCGCACGATGGAGACAAGTCTTCGTCCATGCAGGCGACTCCCAATTACAACAGCCCAATGGAGTCCCCTTCCCACCCTTCGTTTGGCCACCACTCCAGGAATTCGTCGGCCAGCCGGTTCTCGGGGATTTTCCGATCGTCGTCGGGCCGAAAAGGAGGCCGGAAAAGGAACGATAAGGGCTGGCCGGAGTGTAATGTGATCTTAGAAGAAGGCAAATACGATGAGCTAGATGATGACAAGACCTTTACCCGGCGATGCCAGGCTATGCTGGCTCTGTTCAGTTTTGTTCTCCTCTTCACCGTCTTTTGCCTGATTATATGGGGCGCCGCCAGGCCTTACAAAGCTGAGGTTATTATGAAG AGCTTGACGGTGCACAACGTCTATGTTGGTGAGGGTTCTGATTTCACAGGGGTCCCAAGCAGGATGCTGTTTATAAACAGCTCATTGAGGTTTAGAGTTTACAATCCAGCTACGTTTTTTGGCATCCATGTTACCTCGGCACCTATCAATCTCAAATACTCCGAAATTACTGTGGCAACTGGTCAG TTGAAGAAATATTTTCAGCCCAGAAGGAGTCACCGGACCGTGTTGGTGAACGTGCAAGGCAACAGAGTTCCCTTGTACGGGGCAGGATCAGGTTTAGTGCCCTCCAAGAACAACGAAGTTCAAGTTCCATTGAAATTAGAACTTGAAATTCGGGCTCGCGGCAATGTGGTAGGGAAGCTGGTGAGGACGACGCACAAAGTCCGAATCTCTTGCCCCTTGGTTATCACCATCTCTTCTCGCGCTAGCAAACCAATAAAGTTCAAGAAGAATTCCTGCTTATATGGCTGA
- the LOC127794827 gene encoding uncharacterized protein LOC127794827 encodes MTAFYLAAYSYTTVECDTYLAEIQSMHPQIHLTLMEARPEKWSRVYCPRRRYSMMTINIAESLNKCMMKAHWLPITIAREFLRHMLQKWFSDRRAAATRLETIVTSPTVAHVNLAHAKTLDRGCRVVPVIQGNKYLVQHAKKGDGIVDIVASICSCRKWDIDQMPCLYAIAASRYHDWVRRAYASPINPLPDKSTWVLPAYVKQMVILPPI; translated from the exons ATGACTGCATTCTACCTTGCAGCATATAGCTACACCACAGTAGAGTGTGATACATACTTGGCAGAAATACAATCGATGCATCCTCAGATTCATTTGACATTGATGGAAGCAAGACCGGAAAAGTGGTCACGTGTATATTgtccaagaagaagatattctaTGATGACCATCAACATTGCCGagtctctcaataaatgcatgatgaaagcacATTGGTTGCCTATAACAATTGCACGTGAATTTCTAAGACATATGCTTCAAAAATGGTTTAGTGATAGGCGTGCTGCAGCTACCAGACTCGAAACCATTGTGACCTCCCCTACAGTGGCACATGTCAACTTGGCGCATGCCAAAACATTAGACCGAGGATGTCGTGTAGTTCCTGTAATACAAGGGAACAAATATCTCGTGCAACATGCAAAGAAAGGCGATGGGATAGTTGACATTGTTGCGAGTATATGCAGTTGTCGCAAGTGGGACATTGATCAAATGCCATGTCTTTATGCAATTGCTGCTAGTAGGTATCATG ATTGGGTTAGACGCGCATATGCATCTCCCATCAATCCTCTTCCTGACAAGTCCACTTGGGTTCTTCCAGCGTACGTCAAACAAATGGTTATACTCCCACCCATATAA
- the LOC127793756 gene encoding dynein light chain 1, cytoplasmic-like, translating to MLEGKALIEDTDMPAKMQIQAMAAASQALDLYDVVDCKSIAAHIKKDFDKRYGGGWQCVVGSNFGCFFTHTEGTFIYFTLETLNFLIFKGASSP from the exons ATGCTGGAAGGGAAGGCTCTGATAGAGGACACCGACATGCCCGCGAAGATGCAGATACAAGCCATGGCCGCCGCCTCTCAGGCTTTAGATCTCTATGACGTTGTGGACTGCAAATCCATCGCCGCCCACATCAAAAAG GATTTCGACAAGAGGTACGGCGGCGGATGGCAATGCGTGGTGGGTTCGAATTTCGGGTGTTTCTTCACTCATACGGAAGGGACCTTCATCTATTTCACGTTGGAGACTCTCAATTTCCTCATCTTCAAAGGCGCTTCTTCTCCCTAG
- the LOC127793753 gene encoding glyoxylate/hydroxypyruvate/pyruvate reductase 2KGR, translating to MESIGVLMACPMSPYLEQELDRRFKLFRFWNFPQKKEFLRDNASVIRAVVGNATAGADAELIDCLPSLEIVASFSVGLDKVDLGKCEQKGIRVTNTPDVLTEDVADLAIGLMLATLRRLCESDRYVRSGSWKKGDFKLTTKFSGKTVGIIGLGRIGLAIAKRAEAFGCPISYYSRTRKTDSEYKYYPSVVELASNCHILVVACALTEETRHIINREVIDALGPKGVLINIGRGPHVDEPELVSALVEGRLGGAGLDVFEHEPEVPEQLFELGNVVLTPHVGSGTVETRTAMADLVIGNLEAHFLNKPLLTPVV from the exons ATGGAGTCCATCGGAGTCCTGATGGCGTGTCCGATGTCTCCGTACCTCGAACAGGAGCTCGACCGCCGCTTCAAGCTCTTCCGCTTCTGGAACTTCCCTCAGAAGAAGGAGTTCCTCCGAGATAACGCGTCGGTGATCCGCGCCGTCGTCGGAAACGCGACTGCCGGCGCCGATGCCGAGCTGATCGACTGTTTGCCGAGCCTGGAGATCGTGGCGAGTTTTAGCGTTGGATTGGACAAGGTTGATTTGGGGAAGTGTGAGCAGAAGGGCATTAGGGTAACTAACACGCCCGATGTGTTGACCGAAGACGTGGCTGACTTGGCGATCGGCCTCATGCTCGCGACCCTCAGGCGGCTTTGCGAGTCCGACCGGTATGTGAGGAGTGGATCGTGGAAGAAGGGCGACTTCAAGCTCACCACTAAG TTCAGTGGCAAAACTGTAGGGATTATTGGACTGGGTAGAATTGGCTTAGCAATTGCTAAGAGAGCTGAAGCATTTGGCTGCCCCATCAGCTACTACTCCAGAACACGGAAAACAGATTCAGAATATAAATACTACCCAAGCGTCGTTGAGTTGGCCTCCAACTGTCATATTCTGGTGGTTGCATGCGCTCTGACTGAAGAAACTCGACATATCATCAACCGTGAGGTTATTGATGCATTGGGTCCTAAGGGCGTCCTCATCAACATCGGGAGGGGTCCTCATGTTGATGAACCTGAGCTGGTGTCTGCTCTGGTTGAAGGCCGGTTGGGTGGAGCTGGACTCGACGTGTTTGAACATGAGCCCGAAGTACCTGAACAGCTCTTTGAGCTTGGTAACGTAGTCCTCACCCCTCATGTAGGGAGTGGGACCGTGGAAACCCGGACAGCCATGGCTGACCTTGTCATTGGAAACTTGGAGGCTCACTTTTTAAACAAACCACTGTTAACTCCAGTAGTTTGA